A single genomic interval of Balaenoptera musculus isolate JJ_BM4_2016_0621 chromosome 14, mBalMus1.pri.v3, whole genome shotgun sequence harbors:
- the DERL3 gene encoding derlin-3, whose protein sequence is MAWQGMATEFLQVPAVTRTYTAACVLTTAAVQLELLSPFQLYFNPHLVFRKFQVWRLVTNFLFFGPLGFSFFFNMLFVFRYCRLLEEGSFRGRTADFVFMFLFGGVLMILLGLLGSLFFLGQALTAMLVYVWSRRSPRVRVNFFGLLTFQAPFLPWALMGFSMLLGNSILVDLLGIVVGHIYYFLEDVFPNQPGGKRLLLTPGFLKLLLDAPEEDPNYLPLPEEQPGPLQQ, encoded by the exons ATGGCGTGGCAGGGGATGGCGACCGAGTTCCTGCAGGTGCCGGCGGTGACGCGGACCTACACCGCAGCCTGCGTCCTCACCACCGCCGCCGTG CAACTGGAGCTCCTCAGCCCCTTCCAGCTCTACTTCAATCCGCACCTCGTGTTCCGGAAGTTCCAG GTCTGGAGGCTCGTCACCAACTTCCTCTTCTTCGGGCCCCTGGGATTCAGCTTCTTCTTCAACATGCTCTTCGT GTTTCGCTACTGCCGTCTGCTGGAGGAGGGTTCCTTCCGCGGCCGCACGGCCGACTTCGTCTTCATGTTTCTCTTCGGGGGTGTCCTTATGATC ctgctggggctcctgggcagcCTCTTCTTCCTGGGCCAGGCTCTCACAGCCATGCTGGTATACGTATGGAGCCGCCGCAGCCCCCGGGTGAGGGTCAACTTCTTCGGCCTCCTCACCTTCCAGGCGCCATTCCTGCCCTGGGCGCTCATGGGCTTCTCAATGCTGCTGGGCAACTCAATCCTCGTGGACCTCCTGG GGATTGTTGTGGGCCACATCTACTACTTCCTGGAGGATGTCTTCCCCAACCAGCCTGGCGGCAAGAGGCTGCTGCTGACCCCTGGCTTCCT GAAGCTGCTACTGGATGCCCCAGAGGAGGACCCCAATTACCTGCCCCTCCCCGAGGAGCAGCCAGGACCTCTGCAGCAGTGA